The Kitasatospora setae KM-6054 genome contains a region encoding:
- a CDS encoding AMP-binding protein: protein MPSDETYVSQILGVLSAEPERVVLSWRDRTLTAAELTALVRSAAQTLHRQVGGDGGDGAGAVVAVLTVTNTAPTLVLRYAANLVGATVVHLHTTNAVDPADPLAAGAKLKILRETGATHLAVDAENLATARELRERLGAPLVLVALGDLGPDVLDLTTGDPDALDPADIRIPPDRPAVVTYTSGTTGEPKGIAFDFRARNGFISAGLQMRWRSVYLAFLPLSHSSGATADDSLASGGSVVLLDGFDPGEALRAVARHRITRMLLSPPQLYLLMDHPELASTDLSSLQMVTYLGSPASPERLAEAVKVFGDVLLQVYATSEAGFVSMLSPAEHLDPRLRATVGRPMPDWVRIADPDDHRDLPPGETGEVCVRSPFTMSAYVAEPELTARTVRDGWVHTGDLGFVDGDGYLHLRGRIGEVVKTNGIKIHPVTVENALLAHPDVVQAAAFCVRDRDRIEYLHAAVVLREGGTAGPGELAEHVRAAVSPKHVPARISVRDALPLTGVGKPDKARLAAEADG from the coding sequence ATGCCGTCGGACGAAACATATGTCAGCCAGATCCTCGGGGTGCTCTCCGCGGAACCGGAGAGAGTGGTCCTCTCCTGGCGCGACCGGACGCTGACCGCGGCGGAGCTGACCGCCCTGGTCCGGTCGGCCGCCCAAACCCTGCACCGGCAGGTCGGCGGGGACGGCGGGGACGGCGCCGGGGCGGTGGTCGCCGTCCTGACCGTCACCAACACCGCCCCGACCCTGGTCCTGCGGTACGCCGCGAACCTGGTCGGGGCCACGGTGGTCCACCTGCACACCACCAACGCGGTCGACCCGGCGGACCCGCTGGCCGCCGGCGCCAAGCTCAAGATCCTCCGGGAGACCGGCGCGACGCACCTGGCCGTCGACGCGGAGAACCTCGCGACCGCCCGCGAGCTGCGCGAGCGGCTGGGCGCCCCGCTCGTCCTGGTCGCCCTCGGCGACCTCGGCCCCGACGTCCTGGACCTGACCACCGGGGACCCGGACGCGCTGGACCCGGCCGACATCCGGATCCCGCCCGACCGGCCCGCGGTGGTGACCTACACGAGCGGGACGACCGGCGAGCCGAAGGGCATCGCCTTCGACTTCCGGGCCCGCAACGGGTTCATCTCGGCCGGGCTGCAGATGCGCTGGCGGTCCGTCTACCTGGCCTTCCTCCCGCTCAGCCACTCCAGCGGCGCCACCGCCGACGACTCGCTCGCGTCCGGCGGCTCGGTGGTCCTGCTGGACGGCTTCGACCCGGGCGAGGCGCTGCGCGCCGTCGCCCGGCACCGGATCACCCGGATGCTGCTCTCCCCGCCCCAGCTGTACCTGCTGATGGACCACCCGGAGCTGGCCTCGACCGACCTGTCCAGCCTCCAGATGGTCACCTACCTGGGCTCCCCCGCGTCCCCCGAGCGGCTGGCCGAGGCGGTCAAGGTCTTCGGCGACGTGCTGCTCCAGGTGTACGCGACCAGCGAGGCGGGCTTCGTCAGCATGCTCTCGCCCGCCGAGCACCTCGACCCCCGGCTGCGGGCCACGGTCGGCCGCCCGATGCCGGACTGGGTGCGGATCGCCGATCCGGACGACCACCGCGACCTGCCGCCCGGCGAGACCGGCGAGGTCTGCGTCCGGTCGCCCTTCACGATGAGCGCGTACGTGGCCGAGCCCGAGCTCACCGCCCGGACCGTGCGGGACGGCTGGGTGCACACCGGCGACCTCGGCTTCGTCGACGGCGACGGCTACCTCCACCTGCGCGGCCGGATCGGCGAGGTGGTCAAGACCAACGGCATCAAGATCCACCCGGTGACGGTGGAGAACGCCCTGCTGGCGCACCCCGACGTGGTGCAGGCCGCCGCCTTCTGCGTCCGGGACCGGGACCGGATCGAGTACCTGCACGCCGCCGTGGTGCTGCGCGAGGGGGGCACGGCCGGCCCCGGCGAACTGGCGGAGCACGTCCGGGCCGCCGTCTCGCCCAAGCACGTCCCCGCCCGGATCAGCGTCCGCGACGCGCTGCCGCTCACCGGCGTCGGCAAGCCGGACAAGGCCCGGCTGGCCGCGGAAGCCGACGGGTGA
- the hemA gene encoding 5-aminolevulinate synthase, whose amino-acid sequence MNQYLEIFSRRMREGGSPKAEREFLEISRIAGKFPAARSPLGGAAAEVSVWCSNDYLGMGQHPLVLAATREALDEHGAGSGGSRNIGGTNHYHVLLERELADLHGKADALLFSSGYTANDGALTVLAGRPGDCVVFSDEMNHASIIDGLRHSGAEKRIFRHNDTAHLEELLSAADPDRPKMIVMESVYSMAGDVAPLAEIARIARKYGAMTFLDEVHAVGMYGPEGAGIAASLGIADQFTVIMGTLAKGFGTTGGYIAGPAELVDAVRGLSRSFIFTTALPPAVVAGALAAVRHLRGSEEERDRLHANARLTHRLLTERGIPFVSDGSHIVSIFVGDDALAQRVSALLLERHGIYVQAINAPSVRAGQEILRSAPGAVHQPAQIEGFVEALDGIWRELGVPRAREPRPAG is encoded by the coding sequence ATGAACCAATACCTGGAGATCTTCTCGCGGCGCATGCGTGAAGGGGGATCCCCGAAGGCGGAGCGGGAGTTCCTGGAGATCAGCCGGATCGCCGGGAAATTCCCGGCGGCCCGCAGCCCGCTGGGCGGCGCCGCCGCCGAGGTCAGCGTGTGGTGCAGCAACGACTACCTGGGGATGGGCCAGCACCCGCTGGTCCTGGCGGCCACCCGGGAGGCCCTCGACGAGCACGGCGCGGGCTCAGGCGGCTCCCGGAACATCGGCGGCACCAACCACTACCACGTGCTGCTGGAGCGCGAACTGGCGGACCTGCACGGCAAGGCGGACGCCCTCCTCTTCAGCTCCGGCTACACCGCCAACGACGGGGCCCTCACCGTCCTGGCCGGCCGGCCGGGGGACTGCGTGGTCTTCTCCGACGAGATGAACCACGCCTCGATCATCGACGGACTCCGCCACAGCGGCGCCGAGAAGCGGATATTCCGGCACAACGACACGGCGCACCTGGAGGAATTGCTCTCCGCCGCCGACCCCGACCGCCCGAAGATGATCGTCATGGAATCGGTCTACTCGATGGCGGGTGACGTCGCCCCGCTCGCCGAGATCGCCCGGATCGCCCGGAAGTACGGCGCGATGACCTTCCTGGACGAGGTCCACGCGGTCGGGATGTACGGGCCGGAAGGCGCCGGAATCGCCGCCAGTCTGGGCATCGCCGACCAGTTCACCGTCATCATGGGAACGCTCGCCAAGGGATTCGGCACCACCGGCGGATACATCGCGGGCCCCGCCGAGCTGGTCGACGCGGTGCGCGGCCTCTCCCGCTCCTTCATCTTCACCACCGCCCTGCCCCCGGCGGTGGTGGCGGGCGCGCTCGCCGCCGTCCGGCACCTGCGCGGCTCGGAGGAGGAGCGCGACCGGCTGCACGCCAACGCGCGGCTGACCCACCGGCTGCTCACCGAGCGCGGCATCCCCTTCGTCTCCGACGGCTCCCACATCGTCTCGATCTTCGTCGGGGACGACGCGCTCGCCCAGCGGGTCTCCGCCCTGCTGCTGGAGCGCCACGGCATCTACGTGCAGGCGATCAACGCGCCGAGCGTCCGCGCCGGGCAGGAGATCCTCCGCAGCGCGCCCGGCGCCGTCCACCAGCCCGCGCAGATCGAGGGGTTCGTCGAGGCCCTGGACGGGATCTGGCGGGAGCTGGGCGTGCCGCGGGCCCGGGAACCGCGACCGGCCGGCTGA